The Arachis hypogaea cultivar Tifrunner chromosome 19, arahy.Tifrunner.gnm2.J5K5, whole genome shotgun sequence genome has a window encoding:
- the LOC112776777 gene encoding heavy metal-associated isoprenylated plant protein 12 yields the protein MKIVSNIAGIESVSVDMNENKLTLTGEMDAVEVVGKLRKLCHTEILSVGPATATATAKQEPKKNNKEHTTNLEASILPIQAYHYYYTSMEENPNACVIF from the coding sequence ATGAAGATAGTGTCGAATATTGCAGGGATTGAGTCAGTGTCAGTggacatgaatgaaaacaagttGACTTTGACTGGGGAAATGGATGCTGTGGAAGTTGTTGGGAAGCTGAGGAAGCTGTGTCACACCGAAATACTGTCTGTTGGACcagccacagccacagccacagccaAACAAGAGCCAAAGAAGAACAATAAAGAGCATACTACAAATCTGGAAGCTTCTATTCTACCCATTCAAGCTTATCATTATTATTACACAAGTATGGAGGAGAATCCCAATGCCTGCGTTATCTTCTGA
- the LOC112777515 gene encoding DUF21 domain-containing protein At2g14520-like, with protein sequence MITLKDHDNIKYNEIAFWMYVISCVVLVILAGVTSGLALGLLSFSQVDLEVLIKAGRPKDKKNAERILPVVKNGHFVLCTLLLGKSLAMEALPIFMDPIMPPWLTIIISTPLVTLFAEIVPQAVYSRYGLTLGAQMAPFVQLLLLIFFPISYPASKILDWALGKEHSVLLRRSELKTFVDLHADMAGKGGELSCHEASIITGAMDLTDKTAKDAMTPISETFSLDINSKLDMNTMTLIMNKGHSRVPLYSGYPSNIIGLILVKNLMFCRPEDETPIKNLIIRKIPRVYENWPLYEILNQFQKGHSHMAIVLKCENDSENNNAVAHAAGAPTFLNTLTNKISNATQNTKESDSSFDLEKSQRVCICESSDIEFNSPSPAFQKMMMEAGNEQHQHSKKWEEESGYTMSQEEIQVLPTVLDEEVIGIITMEDVMEELLQGDILDETDEYVHVQKNIRINLLTPRRSSRKGSESSLH encoded by the exons ATGATCACATTGAAAGATCATGATAATATCAAATATAATGAAATTGCATTCTGGATGTATGTTATTTCATGTGTGGTGCTTGTGATCCTTGCAGGTGTCACATCGGGCCTAGCACTAGGATTGTTATCATTCAGCCAAGTTGATCTTGAGGTTCTCATTAAGGCTGGCCGTCCTAAAGACAAAAAGAATGCAG AAAGGATTCTACCAGTTGTAAAGAATGGACATTTTGTATTGTGTACCCTCCTTTTAGGTAAATCACTGGCCATGGAG GCACTGCCAATCTTCATGGATCCAATCATGCCGCCTTGGCTTACTATTATTATATCAACTCCCCTGGTCACATTATTTGCAGAG ATTGTGCCTCAAGCTGTATATTCTCGATACGGACTAACCTTAGGAGCACAAATGGCACCCTTTGTTCAACTGCTTCTTCTGATCTTCTTCCCTATATCCTATCCAGCTAGTAAG ATCCTGGATTGGGCTCTAGGGAAGGAGCATTCAGTCCTGTTGAGAAGATCTGAGTTAAAAACATTTGTGGACTTGCATGCAGACATG GCAGGAAAAGGTGGAGAGTTGTCCTGTCATGAAGCCTCTATAATCACAGGTGCCATGGATTTGACTGATAAGACTGCCAAAGATGCAATGACACCAATATCTGAAACTTTTTCTCTTGATATAAATTCCAAACTGGACAT GAATACAATGACATTGATCATGAACAAAGGGCATAGTCGTGTACCTCTATACTCTGGATACCCAAGTAACATCATTGGCCTTATATTG GTTAAGAATTTAATGTTCTGTCGTCCAGAAGATGAAACCCCAATCAAGAATCTGATTATCAGAAAAATTCCCAG GGTTTATGAAAATTGGCCACTGTATGAGATACTGAACCAATTCCAAAAGGGTCACAGCCATATGGCCATTGTTTTGAAATGTGAGAATGACTCAGAGAACAACAATGCTGTAGCCCATGCTGCCGGTGCGCCTACATTTCTCAACACACTCactaataaaatatcaaatgCAACACAAAATACTaaag AATCCGATTCTTCCTTTGATCTGGAAAAGAGTCAGAGAGTTTGTATCTGTGAGTCCAGCGATATAGAATTTAATAGTCCAAGTCCAGCATTTCAGAAGATGATGATGGAGGCAGGCAATGAACAACATCAACATTCCAAAAAGTGGGAGGAAGAGAGTGGTTATACGATGTCACAAGAAGAAATACAAGTTCTTCCAACTGTTTTGGACGAGGAAGTGATAGGAATCATCACAATGGAGGATGTTATGGAGGAACTGTTGCAG GGGGACATACTGGATGAAACTGATGAATATGTTCATGTTCAAAAGAA CATCAGGATTAACTTGCTGACTCCACGAAGATCATCCAGGAAAGGATCCGAGTCTAGTCTTCATTGA
- the LOC112777516 gene encoding uncharacterized protein — protein sequence MPLGLILGIGRAFRRKRTSSLDILSSKRAPRGYYKGKNCKPTGFHTRKGGYVVVQEKLPNYVVPDLTDFKLKPYVSQCPRDAKTSEASALTK from the exons atgcCTCTAGGGCTGATCCTAGGCATAGGAAGAGCTTTTCGAAGGAAGAGGACTTCTTCATTGGACATCCTATCATCAAAACGTGCTCCACGAGGTTACTACAAGGGCAAGAACTGCAAGCCTACTGGTTTCCATACCCGTAAAG GTGGGTATGTGGTAGTGCAAGAAAAATTGCCAAACTATGTAGTCCCTGATTTGACAGATTTTAAG CTCAAACCATATGTATCTCAGTGTCCTAGAGATGCCAAGACCTCAGAGGCTTCTGCATTGACTAAGTAA
- the LOC112779495 gene encoding protein SGT1 homolog B isoform X3: MASDLQARAKEAFVDEDYDLAMDLLTKAIAFESNNAQYYADRAQANIKLNNLAEAVADANMAIELNPSLPKAYLRKGTACMKLKEYQTAKAALEMGASLAPGDSKFIDMLKQCHELIAEESDVTPIIPEKHTTTRGVSAKELEQVNDVSQQMTIAVAKPKYRHEFYQKPDEVVVTIFAKGIPRDSVTVDFGEQIIVPSRCRYEVLSTKMEIRLAKAEPIHWAALEFRGGATVPQRAIVSSVINVQRPTYPSSKPKRVDWDKLEAQVKKEEKDEKLDGDAALNKFFRQIYQDADEDTRRAMSKSFVESNGTVLSTNWKEVGSKKVQGSAPDGMELKKWEY; encoded by the exons ATGGCTTCTGATCTTCAAGCGAGGGCCAAAGAGGCATTCGTCGATGAAGACTATGATCTCGCGATGGACCTTCTCACTAAGGCCATCGCTTTTGAATCTAACAACGCTCAATACTATGCCGATCGTGCCCAAGCCAACATCAAACTCAACAACCTCGCTG AGGCTGTTGCTGATGCAAACATGGCAATTGAGTTGAATCCTTCTCTCCCAAAAGCATATTTGCGGAAAGG TACTGCATGCATGAAGCTTAAGGAATATCAGACAGCTAAGGCAGCTCTAGAGATGGGTGCTTCATTGGCTCCAGGGGATTCAAAATTCATTGATATGCTCAAACAATGTCATGAGCTCATTGCTG AAGAATCTGATGTCACACCTATAATACCAGAAAAGCACACGACAACTCGGGGTGTTTCTGCCAAAGAACTTGAGCAAGTGAATGACGTTTCACAGCAGATGACAATAGCAGTTGCTAAACCTAAATACAG GCATGAATTCTACCAAAAACCTGATGAGGTGGTGGTTACCATTTTTGCAAAGGGCATTCCACGGGACAGCGTGACTGTTGATTTTGGTGAACAAATA ATCGTACCTTCCAGATGCCGATATGAAGTTTTGTCTACCAAGATGGAAATCCGGCTTGCAAAAGCAGAACCTATCCACTGGGCAGCTCTTGAATTCCGTGGAGGTGCAACAGTTCCACAGAGGGCTATTGTTTCATCAG TTATCAACGTTCAAAGGCCTACTTACCCTtcctctaaaccaaaaagagtaGATTGGGATAAGCTGGAAGCTCAAGTTAAGAAAGAG GAAAAAGATGAAAAGCTTGATGGTGACGCAGCGCTGAACAAATTCTTCCGCCAGATATATCAAGATGCAGATGAGGACACCAGAAGAGCAATGAGCAAATCATTT GTGGAGTCTAATGGAACCGTACTGTCCACAAACTGGAAAGAAGTGGGATCCAAGAAGGTTCAGGGAAGTGCTCCTGATGGCATGGAGTTGAAGAAATGGGAATATTAG
- the LOC112779495 gene encoding protein SGT1 homolog A isoform X1 encodes MASDLQARAKEAFVDEDYDLAMDLLTKAIAFESNNAQYYADRAQANIKLNNLAEAVADANMAIELNPSLPKAYLRKGTACMKLKEYQTAKAALEMGASLAPGDSKFIDMLKQCHELIAEESDVTPIIPEKHTTTRGVSAKELEQVNDVSQQMTIAVAKPKYRHEFYQKPDEVVVTIFAKGIPRDSVTVDFGEQILSVRIDVPGEDAYALQPRLFGKIVPSRCRYEVLSTKMEIRLAKAEPIHWAALEFRGGATVPQRAIVSSVINVQRPTYPSSKPKRVDWDKLEAQVKKEEKDEKLDGDAALNKFFRQIYQDADEDTRRAMSKSFVESNGTVLSTNWKEVGSKKVQGSAPDGMELKKWEY; translated from the exons ATGGCTTCTGATCTTCAAGCGAGGGCCAAAGAGGCATTCGTCGATGAAGACTATGATCTCGCGATGGACCTTCTCACTAAGGCCATCGCTTTTGAATCTAACAACGCTCAATACTATGCCGATCGTGCCCAAGCCAACATCAAACTCAACAACCTCGCTG AGGCTGTTGCTGATGCAAACATGGCAATTGAGTTGAATCCTTCTCTCCCAAAAGCATATTTGCGGAAAGG TACTGCATGCATGAAGCTTAAGGAATATCAGACAGCTAAGGCAGCTCTAGAGATGGGTGCTTCATTGGCTCCAGGGGATTCAAAATTCATTGATATGCTCAAACAATGTCATGAGCTCATTGCTG AAGAATCTGATGTCACACCTATAATACCAGAAAAGCACACGACAACTCGGGGTGTTTCTGCCAAAGAACTTGAGCAAGTGAATGACGTTTCACAGCAGATGACAATAGCAGTTGCTAAACCTAAATACAG GCATGAATTCTACCAAAAACCTGATGAGGTGGTGGTTACCATTTTTGCAAAGGGCATTCCACGGGACAGCGTGACTGTTGATTTTGGTGAACAAATA CTAAGTGTTAGAATCGATGTACCTGGTGAGGATGCATATGCTCTTCAACCTCGCTTGTTTGGAAAG ATCGTACCTTCCAGATGCCGATATGAAGTTTTGTCTACCAAGATGGAAATCCGGCTTGCAAAAGCAGAACCTATCCACTGGGCAGCTCTTGAATTCCGTGGAGGTGCAACAGTTCCACAGAGGGCTATTGTTTCATCAG TTATCAACGTTCAAAGGCCTACTTACCCTtcctctaaaccaaaaagagtaGATTGGGATAAGCTGGAAGCTCAAGTTAAGAAAGAG GAAAAAGATGAAAAGCTTGATGGTGACGCAGCGCTGAACAAATTCTTCCGCCAGATATATCAAGATGCAGATGAGGACACCAGAAGAGCAATGAGCAAATCATTT GTGGAGTCTAATGGAACCGTACTGTCCACAAACTGGAAAGAAGTGGGATCCAAGAAGGTTCAGGGAAGTGCTCCTGATGGCATGGAGTTGAAGAAATGGGAATATTAG
- the LOC112779495 gene encoding protein SGT1 homolog A isoform X2, giving the protein MASDLQARAKEAFVDEDYDLAMDLLTKAIAFESNNAQYYADRAQANIKLNNLAEAVADANMAIELNPSLPKAYLRKGTACMKLKEYQTAKAALEMGASLAPGDSKFIDMLKQCHELIAESDVTPIIPEKHTTTRGVSAKELEQVNDVSQQMTIAVAKPKYRHEFYQKPDEVVVTIFAKGIPRDSVTVDFGEQILSVRIDVPGEDAYALQPRLFGKIVPSRCRYEVLSTKMEIRLAKAEPIHWAALEFRGGATVPQRAIVSSVINVQRPTYPSSKPKRVDWDKLEAQVKKEEKDEKLDGDAALNKFFRQIYQDADEDTRRAMSKSFVESNGTVLSTNWKEVGSKKVQGSAPDGMELKKWEY; this is encoded by the exons ATGGCTTCTGATCTTCAAGCGAGGGCCAAAGAGGCATTCGTCGATGAAGACTATGATCTCGCGATGGACCTTCTCACTAAGGCCATCGCTTTTGAATCTAACAACGCTCAATACTATGCCGATCGTGCCCAAGCCAACATCAAACTCAACAACCTCGCTG AGGCTGTTGCTGATGCAAACATGGCAATTGAGTTGAATCCTTCTCTCCCAAAAGCATATTTGCGGAAAGG TACTGCATGCATGAAGCTTAAGGAATATCAGACAGCTAAGGCAGCTCTAGAGATGGGTGCTTCATTGGCTCCAGGGGATTCAAAATTCATTGATATGCTCAAACAATGTCATGAGCTCATTGCTG AATCTGATGTCACACCTATAATACCAGAAAAGCACACGACAACTCGGGGTGTTTCTGCCAAAGAACTTGAGCAAGTGAATGACGTTTCACAGCAGATGACAATAGCAGTTGCTAAACCTAAATACAG GCATGAATTCTACCAAAAACCTGATGAGGTGGTGGTTACCATTTTTGCAAAGGGCATTCCACGGGACAGCGTGACTGTTGATTTTGGTGAACAAATA CTAAGTGTTAGAATCGATGTACCTGGTGAGGATGCATATGCTCTTCAACCTCGCTTGTTTGGAAAG ATCGTACCTTCCAGATGCCGATATGAAGTTTTGTCTACCAAGATGGAAATCCGGCTTGCAAAAGCAGAACCTATCCACTGGGCAGCTCTTGAATTCCGTGGAGGTGCAACAGTTCCACAGAGGGCTATTGTTTCATCAG TTATCAACGTTCAAAGGCCTACTTACCCTtcctctaaaccaaaaagagtaGATTGGGATAAGCTGGAAGCTCAAGTTAAGAAAGAG GAAAAAGATGAAAAGCTTGATGGTGACGCAGCGCTGAACAAATTCTTCCGCCAGATATATCAAGATGCAGATGAGGACACCAGAAGAGCAATGAGCAAATCATTT GTGGAGTCTAATGGAACCGTACTGTCCACAAACTGGAAAGAAGTGGGATCCAAGAAGGTTCAGGGAAGTGCTCCTGATGGCATGGAGTTGAAGAAATGGGAATATTAG
- the LOC112779329 gene encoding SPX domain-containing membrane protein At4g22990 isoform X1, whose translation MVAFGKRLKERQLEEWQGYYINYKQMKKRVKQYAQQIELGTLDRRHVLKDFSRMLDNQIEKIVLFLLEQQGVLASRIAKLGEEQDAVQPEPELQKIAKLREDYRAVGQDLLKLFSFVEINAIGLRKILKKFDKRFGYRFTDYYVKTRANHPYSQLQQVFKHVGFGAVVGALSRNLHDLQDRHGSYLSIYDQPTLPLQDPVIDSIRAAVDRLTNSTNFLNFLGQHALIMQEELPAHTDEPIDDQKYHFMSLILNLANTFLYMVNTYIIVPTADDYSESLGAAPTVCGIVIGAMAVAQVFSSVYFSAWSNKSYFRPLIFSSITLFLGNALYALAYDLNSIWILLLGRLCCGLGSARAVNRRYISDCVPLKIRLQASAGFVSASALGMACGPALAGLLQINFKIYKITFNQDTLPGWVMAAGWLMYLIWLSFSFKEPSHDIEENHKPRKSNAAESSALEKGQKQPLLVSSENKADEEAPEDCDGSEEAPQESRKPANSIGSAYRLLTPSVKVQLLIYFMLKYAMEILLSESSVITTYYFSWSTSTVAIFLACLGLTVLPVNIVVGNYISNMFEDRQILLASEIMVFIGIICSFNLFFPYSEPQYICSGLLMFVSAEVLEGVNLSLLSRVMSSRLSRGTYNGGLLSTEAGTIARVIADATITLAGYVGVSRLLNITLLPSLFICIASILATFYTYNSLY comes from the exons ATGGTTGCCTTCGGGAAAAGGTTGAAAGAAAGACAACTTGAAGAATGGCAAGG ATATTACATAAATTACAAACAAATGAAGAAACGAGTAAAACAGTATGCTCAACAAATAGAACTCGGAACACTAGATAGACGACATGTACTAAAGGATTTCTCAAGGATGCTGGATAATCAG ATTGAGAAGATTGTCCTTTTCCTTCTGGAACAGCAAGGAGTTTTGGCAAGCAGGATCGCAAAGCTTGGAGAGGAGCAGGATGCTGTTCAGCCGGAGCCTGAGTTACAAAAAATAGCCAAACTACGCGAAGATTATAGAGCAGTGGGGCAAGATTTATTGAAGCTTTTCTCTTTTGTAGAGATCAATGCTATTGGTCTGCGCAAGATATTGAAGAAGTTTGATAAACGTTTTGGCTATCGATTCACCGATTACTATGTCAAAACTCGTGCTAACCATCCTTACTCTCAGCTGCAGCAAGTTTTCAAGCATGTG GGATTTGGAGCTGTTGTGGGAGCCTTATCTCGCAATCTCCATGATCTTCAAGACCGCCACGGCAGCTACTTATCAATTTATGATCAGCCTACTCTTCCCCTTCAG GATCCTGTCATTGATTCAATAAGAGCAGCCGTTGACAGGTTAACCAACTCAACTAACTTTCTTAACTTTCTGGGTCAACATGCACTCATTATGCAAGAGGAGCTGCCTGCACATACTGATGAGCCTATCGATGatcaaaaatatcattttatgtcTCTTATTCTGAACCTGGCTAATACATTTTTGTATATGGTGAACACATATATCATCGTCCCAACGGCAGATGATTACTCTGAGAGTCTTGGGGCTGCACCAACAGTTTGCGGTATTGTGATTGGAGCAATGGCTGTTGCGCAGGTGTTTTCTTCCGTGTATTTCAGTGCGTGGTCAAATAAGTCCTACTTCAGACCACTTATATTCAGTAGCATCACCCTTTTTCTCGGAAATGCCCTGTATGCATTGGCATATGACCTTAATTCAATATGGATCCTCTTACTTGGTCGTCTTTGCTGTGG GTTAGGTTCTGCCAGAGCCGTTAACAGACGTTACATCAGTGACTGCGTGCCCTTAAAAATTCGTTTGCAAGCATCAGCAGGTTTTGTTAGTGCGAGTGCTCTTGGAATGGCTTGTGGTCCTGCATTGGCTGGGTTACTGcaaataaattttaagatctaCAAGATCACATTCAACCAAGATACCTTGCCCGGGTGGGTCATGGCTGCTGGCTGGCTCATGTATCTAATATGGTTGTCGTTCAGTTTTAAGGAACCTTCTCATGATATTGAAGAGAATCATAAACCACGTAAATCCAATGCTG CAGAAAGCAGTGCACTTGAAAAAGGCCAAAAACAACCATTGCTGGTTAGTTCAGAAAACAAAGCAGATGAAGAAGCTCCGGAGGATTGTGATGGTAGTGAAGAAGCTCCACAGGAATCGCGTAAACCAGCAAATTCAATTGGATCAGCATATAGACTCCTTACTCCTTCTGTAAAG GTTCAGCTATTGATATATTTCATGCTCAAATATGCAATGGAGATTTTGCTATCAGAATCTAGTGTCATCACAACATACTATTTCAGCTGGTCAACGAGCACAGTCGCCATTTTTCTTGCATGCCTCGGCCTGACAGTTCTTCCTGTAAACATTGTTGTTGGAAACTATATAAGCAATATGTTTGAGGACAG GCAAATCCTGTTGGCATCAGAAATTATGGTTTTCATAGGCATAATCTGCAGCTTCAACTTGTTTTTTCCATATTCTGAGCCACAATACATCTGTTCAGGTCTGCTGATGTTTGTTTCTGCTGAAGTACTTGAAG GGGTTAACTTGTCACTCCTTTCAAGAGTGATGTCATCGAGGCTTTCACGAGGAACCTACAATGGAGGGCTCCTTTCAACGGAGGCCGGCACAATCGCAAGAGTGATAGCTGATGCAACCATCACACTGGCTGGCTACGTGGGTGTCAGCAGGCTCCTAAATATAacccttcttccttccctcttcATTTGCATAGCTTCCATCTTAGCAACATTCTACACTTATAATTCCTTATATTGA
- the LOC112779329 gene encoding SPX domain-containing membrane protein At4g22990 isoform X2: MVAFGKRLKERQLEEWQGYYINYKQMKKRVKQYAQQIELGTLDRRHVLKDFSRMLDNQIEKIVLFLLEQQGVLASRIAKLGEEQDAVQPEPELQKIAKLREDYRAVGQDLLKLFSFVEINAIGLRKILKKFDKRFGYRFTDYYVKTRANHPYSQLQQVFKHVGFGAVVGALSRNLHDLQDRHGSYLSIYDQPTLPLQDPVIDSIRAAVDRLTNSTNFLNFLGQHALIMQEELPAHTDEPIDDQKYHFMSLILNLANTFLYMVNTYIIVPTADDYSESLGAAPTVCGIVIGAMAVAQVFSSVYFSAWSNKSYFRPLIFSSITLFLGNALYALAYDLNSIWILLLGRLCCGLGSARAVNRRYISDCVPLKIRLQASAGFVSASALGMACGPALAGLLQINFKIYKITFNQDTLPGWVMAAGWLMYLIWLSFSFKEPSHDIEENHKPRKSNAESSALEKGQKQPLLVSSENKADEEAPEDCDGSEEAPQESRKPANSIGSAYRLLTPSVKVQLLIYFMLKYAMEILLSESSVITTYYFSWSTSTVAIFLACLGLTVLPVNIVVGNYISNMFEDRQILLASEIMVFIGIICSFNLFFPYSEPQYICSGLLMFVSAEVLEGVNLSLLSRVMSSRLSRGTYNGGLLSTEAGTIARVIADATITLAGYVGVSRLLNITLLPSLFICIASILATFYTYNSLY; the protein is encoded by the exons ATGGTTGCCTTCGGGAAAAGGTTGAAAGAAAGACAACTTGAAGAATGGCAAGG ATATTACATAAATTACAAACAAATGAAGAAACGAGTAAAACAGTATGCTCAACAAATAGAACTCGGAACACTAGATAGACGACATGTACTAAAGGATTTCTCAAGGATGCTGGATAATCAG ATTGAGAAGATTGTCCTTTTCCTTCTGGAACAGCAAGGAGTTTTGGCAAGCAGGATCGCAAAGCTTGGAGAGGAGCAGGATGCTGTTCAGCCGGAGCCTGAGTTACAAAAAATAGCCAAACTACGCGAAGATTATAGAGCAGTGGGGCAAGATTTATTGAAGCTTTTCTCTTTTGTAGAGATCAATGCTATTGGTCTGCGCAAGATATTGAAGAAGTTTGATAAACGTTTTGGCTATCGATTCACCGATTACTATGTCAAAACTCGTGCTAACCATCCTTACTCTCAGCTGCAGCAAGTTTTCAAGCATGTG GGATTTGGAGCTGTTGTGGGAGCCTTATCTCGCAATCTCCATGATCTTCAAGACCGCCACGGCAGCTACTTATCAATTTATGATCAGCCTACTCTTCCCCTTCAG GATCCTGTCATTGATTCAATAAGAGCAGCCGTTGACAGGTTAACCAACTCAACTAACTTTCTTAACTTTCTGGGTCAACATGCACTCATTATGCAAGAGGAGCTGCCTGCACATACTGATGAGCCTATCGATGatcaaaaatatcattttatgtcTCTTATTCTGAACCTGGCTAATACATTTTTGTATATGGTGAACACATATATCATCGTCCCAACGGCAGATGATTACTCTGAGAGTCTTGGGGCTGCACCAACAGTTTGCGGTATTGTGATTGGAGCAATGGCTGTTGCGCAGGTGTTTTCTTCCGTGTATTTCAGTGCGTGGTCAAATAAGTCCTACTTCAGACCACTTATATTCAGTAGCATCACCCTTTTTCTCGGAAATGCCCTGTATGCATTGGCATATGACCTTAATTCAATATGGATCCTCTTACTTGGTCGTCTTTGCTGTGG GTTAGGTTCTGCCAGAGCCGTTAACAGACGTTACATCAGTGACTGCGTGCCCTTAAAAATTCGTTTGCAAGCATCAGCAGGTTTTGTTAGTGCGAGTGCTCTTGGAATGGCTTGTGGTCCTGCATTGGCTGGGTTACTGcaaataaattttaagatctaCAAGATCACATTCAACCAAGATACCTTGCCCGGGTGGGTCATGGCTGCTGGCTGGCTCATGTATCTAATATGGTTGTCGTTCAGTTTTAAGGAACCTTCTCATGATATTGAAGAGAATCATAAACCACGTAAATCCAATGCTG AAAGCAGTGCACTTGAAAAAGGCCAAAAACAACCATTGCTGGTTAGTTCAGAAAACAAAGCAGATGAAGAAGCTCCGGAGGATTGTGATGGTAGTGAAGAAGCTCCACAGGAATCGCGTAAACCAGCAAATTCAATTGGATCAGCATATAGACTCCTTACTCCTTCTGTAAAG GTTCAGCTATTGATATATTTCATGCTCAAATATGCAATGGAGATTTTGCTATCAGAATCTAGTGTCATCACAACATACTATTTCAGCTGGTCAACGAGCACAGTCGCCATTTTTCTTGCATGCCTCGGCCTGACAGTTCTTCCTGTAAACATTGTTGTTGGAAACTATATAAGCAATATGTTTGAGGACAG GCAAATCCTGTTGGCATCAGAAATTATGGTTTTCATAGGCATAATCTGCAGCTTCAACTTGTTTTTTCCATATTCTGAGCCACAATACATCTGTTCAGGTCTGCTGATGTTTGTTTCTGCTGAAGTACTTGAAG GGGTTAACTTGTCACTCCTTTCAAGAGTGATGTCATCGAGGCTTTCACGAGGAACCTACAATGGAGGGCTCCTTTCAACGGAGGCCGGCACAATCGCAAGAGTGATAGCTGATGCAACCATCACACTGGCTGGCTACGTGGGTGTCAGCAGGCTCCTAAATATAacccttcttccttccctcttcATTTGCATAGCTTCCATCTTAGCAACATTCTACACTTATAATTCCTTATATTGA